From the Cryptomeria japonica chromosome 2, Sugi_1.0, whole genome shotgun sequence genome, one window contains:
- the LOC131074956 gene encoding uncharacterized protein LOC131074956 produces the protein MREHIDGKDLVRSGVTRFATNFFTLQSILATLPNLKRMFVSERWMGSPYATKLEAKKVVVAIFDFNFAKMVEEIINVSEPLVRVLQMVDGDHNSMGYLYEAMDKAKEAIQHLYASNKTKYELIWHIIDLRWNHQLHQHIHAVAYFLNPKFFNPRV, from the exons atgagagagcacattgatggtaaggatcttgtgcgatcgggggtcacacgctttgctaccaattttttcaccttgcagagcatacttgctacattgcccaacttgaagcggatgttcgtgagtgaaagatggatggggagtccttatgctacaaagctTGAAGCAAAGAAGGTTGTGGTTGCcatttttgattttaattttgccaagatggtggaggagatcatcaat gtgtcggaaccgttggtgagggtgctacaAATGGTAGATGGGGATCATAACTCtatggggtatctatatgaggccatggataaggccaaagaggcgattcaacacttgtatgcgtcaaacaagaccaagtatgaactCATATGGCACATAATTGATCtgaggtggaaccatcaactccaccaacatattcatgctgttgcctacttcttgaatcccaagttttttaATCCTCGAGTTTGA